The DNA window ATTACGGTATCTCTCGACCTGAATTACCGTGCTGCGCTTTGGCAGGGCAGAAATCCATCGGAAAAAATCCTTAAACTGATGCCGTATGTAAATGTGCTGATGGGAAATATATGGTCCATCCAGCAATTCCTGGACATTCCGGTTACCTGTGAACTGGACGGGACTTTCAATGATAAAAGCCTGCTGAAGCAGGCCGAACAGTCAGCACTGGAAATACAGAAAGCCTATCCCAATGTCGAAATGGTGGCCAATACCTTCCGTTTTACCCAGGGTGATGAAGTGAATTATTATGCAACACTGTATGCAAACCGTCAGCTTTACGTATCGGAACCGTATTATTCCGAAAAATTAGAGGAAAGAGTAGGCAGCGGTGATTCCTTTATGGCGGCGCTGATCCACGGAAAAATCAAAGGCAATCCCACACGCCAGATTTTAGAAGACGCCACAAAAATCGCTTTCAGAAAACTCTTTGTGAAAGGCGATACCATCAATGAAACCATCAATATAGAACAGTTATGAGCCAGTCAGTCATTCAGCAGATCAAAAACCAGAAAATCGTTCCGTTGTTTTACCATGAGTCCTTTGAGGTCTCAAAAAATACGGTGAAAGCTCTGTACGAAGCCGGAATCCGGGTCATAGAATATACCAACCGTGGCGTTCAGGCACTGGACAATTTCACTAAGCTAAAAGAAATTTCCGCTGAAGAATTCCCGGAACTACTGCTGGGAATCGGAACGGTAAAAAATACAAAAGAACTGGACGACTATGCAGAAGCGAAAGCCGATTTTATCATCACACCCGTCATCAGCGAAGAGCTGGTCAGCCATTCTGCGGATAAGAATATCCTGCTGATTCCGGGTTGTTTTACGCCGTCTGATGTCAATATTGCTTTTCAACATGGCCTGACCATGGTCAAAATATTCCCTGCAGATGCTTTAGGGAAAAATTACATCAAATCTATCAGGCCCGTATTCCCGGGAATGAACTTCATGCCGACCGGCGGAGTCAATGCCAATGCTGATGACATCCATGAATGGCTGAAAGGTGGTGCCGTAGCGGTTGGATTGGGAAGTGCACTGATCAGAGCAGATCTGGCTTCCGAAC is part of the Chryseobacterium camelliae genome and encodes:
- a CDS encoding sugar kinase, with translation MDSGKILCFGELLLHFAPDSAGNWLGEQSMKIFVGGAEYNVASALAQWNHPVKLLSALPENFVGKHLEAQLQHKKIEILAERSSGRIGTFYLSSDGDMQHAQVIYDRFPSVFTESDFSSFNPEEIFGGVQWLHISTITPALSESAFMKCLQLMKEAASRKITVSLDLNYRAALWQGRNPSEKILKLMPYVNVLMGNIWSIQQFLDIPVTCELDGTFNDKSLLKQAEQSALEIQKAYPNVEMVANTFRFTQGDEVNYYATLYANRQLYVSEPYYSEKLEERVGSGDSFMAALIHGKIKGNPTRQILEDATKIAFRKLFVKGDTINETINIEQL
- a CDS encoding bifunctional 4-hydroxy-2-oxoglutarate aldolase/2-dehydro-3-deoxy-phosphogluconate aldolase: MSQSVIQQIKNQKIVPLFYHESFEVSKNTVKALYEAGIRVIEYTNRGVQALDNFTKLKEISAEEFPELLLGIGTVKNTKELDDYAEAKADFIITPVISEELVSHSADKNILLIPGCFTPSDVNIAFQHGLTMVKIFPADALGKNYIKSIRPVFPGMNFMPTGGVNANADDIHEWLKGGAVAVGLGSALIRADLASEQLTEKVKDLLQQLNQN